In a genomic window of Parambassis ranga chromosome 24, fParRan2.1, whole genome shotgun sequence:
- the LOC114428730 gene encoding single-minded homolog 1-like has translation MKEKSKTAARTRREKENSEFYELAKMLPLPSAITSQLDKASIIRLTTSYLKMRIVFPQGLGEAWGHASRTRSLDNIGRELGSHLLQTLDGFIFVVGPDGKIMYISETASVHLGLSQVELTGNSIYEYVHPADHDEMTAVLTPHQPYHSSHFVQEYEMERSFFLRMKCVLAKRNAGLTSGGYKVIHCSGYLKIRQYSLDMSPFEGCYQNVGLVAVGHSLPPSAVTEIKLHSNMFMFRASLDMKLIFLDSRVAELTGYEPQDLIEKTLYHHVHSCDIFHLRCAHHLLLVKGQVTTKYYRFLAKHGGWVWVQSYATIVHNSRSSRPHCIVSVNYVLTDTEYKGMQLSLDQMSPTKPAFPYADSHSEDRKTTKSRLTQSKAKARVSPYPQQFSAFNPDRSESDQDSQWGGSPLTDSASPQLLDPSEAAEASCAYRLYPDSGSLCYGLGLSEDDLAHAQTHPHSTTCDRVRCQSGRYFLGTPQSGREMWWDTTRSVLSLPKFSVENSEGYEITSYHGAIHGRGHWDEDSVVSSPDGGGSTSDSGERYHGDQFQASPREPSKMETLIRATQQMIKEEESRLQQHKVPLDVSGLSKTHSPCFTSSLSHHSQLTMPSVVCRGPGAPSIELPSERLHHRDSIKVLGPHDDENTTSPVSLSRLSSPSSDGIPRSGHSLTKDYMQTDLSPHPPQPQGSPLLYPAQDRQPLDRQAAYALTGYSLEHLYDSENLRSYSGLACGGVQYDVASHVRMQAEQIQGHKTTSVIITNGS, from the exons ATGAAGGAGAAATCCAAAACGGCCGCAAGGACTAGACGGGAAAAGGAGAACAGTGAATTTTATGAACTGGCCAAAATGTTGCCTTTACCGTCGGCCATCACCTCCCAGCTAGACAAAGCCTCCATTATAAGACTGACGACAAGCTACCTGAAGATGAGAATAGTTTTCCCTCAGG GTCTGGGTGAAGCTTGGGGTCATGCAAGTCGAACCAGGTCTTTGGACAATATTGGACGAGAACTGGGATCTCATTTACTGCag ACGCTGGACGGATTCATCTTTGTTGTGGGTCCGGACGGAAAGATAATGTACATTTCAGAGACAGCGTCGGTCCATTTAGGACTGTCTCAG GTAGAGTTGACCGGGAACAGTATTTATGAGTACGTCCATCCTGCCGACCATGACGAGATGACGGCTGTCCTCACGCCGCATCAGCCCTATCACTCATCACATTTTGTACAAG AATATGAAATGGAACGCTCCTTCTTCTTGCGGATGAAATGCGTGTTGGCAAAAAGGAACGCAGGACTAACCAGTGGTGGATACAAA GTGATCCACTGCAGTGGCTACCTGAAGATCCGTCAGTACAGTTTGGACATGTCACCCTTTGAAGGCTGCTACCAGAATGTGGGCTTGGTGGCTGTGGGTCACTCTCTGCCGCCCAGTGCTGTGACTGAAATCAAATTGCACAGTAACATGTTTATGTTCAGAGCCAGTCTGGACATGAAGCTCATCTTCCTGGACTCCAG GGTAGCTGAGCTGACAGGTTATGAGCCCCAGGACCTCATTGAGAAAACTCTGTACCACCACGTCCACAGCTGTGACATCTTCCACCTCCGTTGTGCACACCACCTCT TGCTGGTAAAAGGCCAAGTCACCACTAAGTATTATCGTTTCCTGGCCAAGCACGGCGGCTGGGTCTGGGTTCAGAGTTATGCCACCATTGTGCACAACAGCCGATCCTCGAGACCTCACTGCATCGTCAGCGTCAACTACGTCCTCAC GGACACAGAGTATAAAGGAATGCAGCTGTCTTTGGACCAAATGAGCCCCACCAAGCCAGCCTTCCCTTATGCTGACAGTCACAGTGAAGACCGGAAGACCACCAAATCACGTCTGACCCAGTCAAAGGCAAAGGCCAGAGTGTCGCCCTACCCTCAG CAATTTTCAGCGTTCAATCCAGATCGTTCCGAATCCGACCAGGACAGCCAATGGGGAGGGAGTCCTTTGACAGACTCTGCTTCTCCCCAGCTGCTGGATCCCAGCGAGGCTGCAGAGGCATCTTGCGCCTACCGACTGTATCCTGACTCTGGTTCTCTGTGTTACGGCCTGGGTCTATCAGAGGACGACCTCGCCCATGCCCAAACACATCCTCACTCCACCACCTGTGACCGTGTTCGGTGTCAGAGTGGCCGCTACTTCCTGGGAACCCCTCAGTCTGGAAGAGAGATGTGGTGGGACACCACGCGCTCTGTTCTGTCACTGCCAAAATTCTCGGTGGAGAACAGCGAAGGCTACGAAATAACATCTTACCATGGCGCCATTCACG GACGAGGCCACTGGGATGAAGACAGTGTAGTGAGTTCACCTGATGGAGGCGGGTCCACCAGTGATTCAGGTGAGCGTTACCACGGTGACCAATTCCAAGCAAGCCCCCGAGAGCCCAGCAAGATGGAGACCCTGATTCGTGCAACGCAGCAAATGAtcaaagaggaagagagccgCCTGCAGCAGCACAAGGTTCCGCTGGACGTCTCGGGCCTCTCCAAGACTCACAGTCCGTGCTTCACCTCCTCCCTATCCCACCACTCTCAGCTTACCATGCCCAGCGTGGTGTGCCGTGGCCCTGGAGCCCCCAGCATTGAGCTCCCCTCTGAGCGTCTCCACCACCGGGACAGCATCAAAGTTCTTGGGCCCCACgatgatgaaaacacaacaagtcCTGTGTCTTTGTCTCGTCTCAGCAGCCCCAGCTCCGATGGAATCCCTAGGTCAGGCCACTCACTCACCAAAGACTACATGCAGACAGATCTGTCCCCTCACCCTCCACAACCACAAGGGAGTCCCCTGCTCTATCCGGCCCAGGACAGGCAGCCGCTGGACAGGCAAGCGGCCTATGCTTTGACCGGGTACTCCCTGGAGCACCTGTATGACTCAGAGAACTTGCGGAGTTACTCCGGCCTGGCCTGTGGAGGAGTCCAGTATGATGTGGCTTCCCATGTCAGGATGCAGGCTGAACAGATACAGGGACACAAGACCACCTCAGTGATCATTACCAATGGCAGCTGA